The proteins below are encoded in one region of Paramormyrops kingsleyae isolate MSU_618 unplaced genomic scaffold, PKINGS_0.4 ups163, whole genome shotgun sequence:
- the LOC140587207 gene encoding olfactory receptor 52E8-like: MSDISFSNATANSVIRPQYFQVTGFSTMPHAKYYFIFLCFVYAVTLLGNSFVTLIIYIDRRLHIPKYVAIFSLAVADLGESTALISNLFSIIVFQTQQIAYGACLANLFFVFFFNSVQSVMLTVLAYDRFVAICFPLRYHSILTNTSMGIIISAGWVFNFLFMLIGLIFITRLSFCKSTLIYSYFCDYGPIVTLACNDRLPTAIMTRLFIVFHLFLPMSVIGLSYACILLALFKITSWEERLKALKTCFSHLFLVSVFYGPLLVTFVAGLFTPFDLNIRIITTSLSYAIPAMLNPIVYSLNTVEIKDFARKMFRRRIPSIVVAFSK, encoded by the coding sequence ATGTCTGACATAAGTTTCTCAAATGCCACTGCAAACTCTGTCATCCGTCCTCAATATTTTCAGGTCACTGGTTTTTCTACCATGCCTCATGCCAAATACTACTTTATTTTCTTGTGCTTTGTGTATGCTGTCACTTTATTGGGCAATTCCTTTGTCACGCTTATTATTTACATAGACCGCAGACTTCACATCCCAAAGTATGTTGCTATTTTTAGCTTAGCTGTAGCTGACTTAGGTGAGAGCACTGCCCTTATTTCTAATTTGTTTAGCATCATTGTCTTTCAAACACAGCAGATTGCCTATGGTGCTTGCTTGGccaatttattttttgtgtttttcttcaaCTCTGTGCAGTCTGTCATGCTTACTGTTCTAGCATATGACAGGTTTGTTGCAATTTGCTTTCCACTGAGATACCACAGCATTTTAACAAACACCTCAATGGGTATTATCATCTCTGCTGGCTGGGTATTTAATTTTCTATTTATGCTTATTGGACTGATTTTCATCACCCGACTGTCCTTCTGTAAATCCACACTGATTTATAGTTACTTTTGTGACTATGGTCCCATAGTAACACTTGCTTGTAATGATCGTCTTCCAACTGCCATAATGACCAGATTATTCATAGTGTTCCATCTGTTTTTACCAATGTCTGTAATTGGTTTATCTTACGCATGTATTTTGCTGGCGCTATTTAAAATTACATCCTGGGAAGAACGTCTGAAAGCCCTAAAGACCTGTTTTTCTCATCTTTTTTTGGTGTCTGTGTTTTACGGTCCATTATTGGTGACTTTTGTAGCTGGACTCTTTACTCCATTTGACCTCAACATCAGGATAATCACTACATCACTCTCATATGCCATTCCGGCCATGTTAAACCCCATTGTGTATTCTCTCAACACTGTAGAGATCAAGGACTTTGCAAGAAAAATGTTCAGAAGAAGAATACCAAGCATCGTTGTTGCATTTTCTAAATGA